A single Nerophis ophidion isolate RoL-2023_Sa linkage group LG26, RoL_Noph_v1.0, whole genome shotgun sequence DNA region contains:
- the LOC133543651 gene encoding high mobility group nucleosome-binding domain-containing protein 5-like, protein MRRNVEEHVEEHEEEHVKEHEEEQEEEHEEEQMDGYEEEHEEEHVEEHEEEQMEEHEEDHEEEQMEGYEEEHVEEQEEEKMEDYWEEHVEEQMEDCEEEHVDEHEEEHVEEHEEEQMEDCEEEHVEEHEEEHVEEHEDEHEEEHVEEHVEEHEEDHEEEGVEEHEEEHMEEHEEDYWEEHVEEHEEEHVEEHEEDHEEEGVEEHEEEHMEEHEEDYWEEHVEEHEEEHVEEHMEEHEEDYWEEHVEEHVEDYWEEHVEEHLEEHVEEYEEEHEEEHEEEHVEEHVEEHVEEHEEEHVEEHVEEHKEEHMEEHEEDYWEEHVEEHEEEHVEEHEEEHEEEHVEEHVEEHVEEHEEEHVEEHEEEHVEDHEEEHKEEHEEEHVEEHVEEHEEEHVEDHEEEHKEEHEEEHEEEHVEEHEEEHVEEHVEEHKEEHVEEHVEEHEEEHVEEHEEEQMEDCEEEHVEEHEEEHVEEHEDEHEEEHVEEHEEDHEEEGVEEHEEEHMEEHEEDYWEEHVEEHVEDYWEEHVEEHEEEHVEEHVEEHMEDHMEEQMEDYWEEHKEEQEEEQMGDYWEEHKEEHVEEHEEEHVEEHMEEHEEDYWEEHKEEHEEEHKEEHEEEQMEDYWEEHKEEHEEEQMEDYWEEHKEEHEEEHEEEQMEDYWEEHKEEHKEEHEEEHVEDCLPLLQQHVCVGAARILG, encoded by the coding sequence ATGAGGAGGAACGTGGAAGAACATGTGGAGGAACATGAGGAGGAACATGTGAAGGAACATGAGGAGGAACAAGAGGAGGAACATGAGGAGGAACAAATGGATGGTTATGAGGAGGAACATGAGGAGGAACATGTGGAGGAACATGAGGAGGAACAAATGGAGGAACATGAAGAGGATCATGAGGAGGAACAAATGGAGGGTTATGAGGAGGAACATGTGGAGGAACAGGAGGAGGAAAAAATGGAGGATTATTGGGAGGAACATGTGGAGGAACAAATGGAAGATTGTGAGGAGGAACATGTGGATGAACATGAGGAGGAACATGTGGAGGAACATGAGGAGGAACAAATGGAGGATTGTGAGGAGGAACATGTGGAGGAACATGAGGAGGAACATGTGGAGGAACATGAGGACGAACATGAGGAGGAACATGTGGAGGAACATGTGGAGGAACATGAGGAGGATCATGAAGAGGAAGGTGTGGAGGAACATGAGGAGGAACATATGGAGGAACATGAGGAGGATTATTGGGAGGAACATGTGGAGGAACATGAGGAGGAACATGTGGAGGAACATGAGGAGGATCATGAAGAGGAAGGTGTGGAGGAACATGAGGAGGAACATATGGAGGAACATGAGGAGGATTATTGGGAGGAACATGTGGAGGAACATGAGGAGGAACATGTGGAGGAACATATGGAGGAACATGAGGAGGATTATTGGGAGGAACATGTGGAGGAACATGTGGAGGATTATTGGGAGGAACATGTGGAGGAACATTTGGAGGAACATGTGGAGGAATATGAGGAGGAACATGAGGAGGAACATGAGGAGGAACATGTGGAGGAACATGTAGAGGAACATGTGGAGGAACATGAGGAGGAACATGTGGAGGAACATGTGGAGGAACATAAGGAGGAACATATGGAGGAACATGAGGAGGATTATTGGGAGGAACATGTGGAGGAACATGAGGAGGAACATGTGGAGGAACATGAGGAGGAACATGAGGAGGAACATGTGGAGGAACATGTGGAGGAACATGTGGAGGAACATGAGGAGGAACATGTGGAGGAACATGAGGAGGAACATGTGGAGGATCATGAGGAGGAACATAAGGAGGAACATGAGGAGGAACATGTGGAGGAACATGTGGAGGAACATGAGGAGGAACATGTGGAGGATCATGAGGAGGAACATAAGGAGGAACATGAGGAGGAACATGAGGAGGAACATGTGGAGGAACATGAGGAGGAACATGTGGAGGAACATGTAGAGGAACATAAGGAGGAACATGTAGAGGAACATGTGGAGGAACATGAGGAGGAACATGTGGAGGAACATGAGGAGGAACAAATGGAGGATTGTGAGGAGGAACATGTGGAGGAACATGAGGAGGAACATGTGGAGGAACATGAGGACGAACATGAGGAGGAACATGTGGAGGAACATGAGGAGGATCATGAAGAGGAAGGTGTGGAGGAACATGAGGAGGAACATATGGAGGAACATGAGGAGGATTATTGGGAGGAACATGTGGAGGAACATGTGGAGGATTATTGGGAGGAACATGTGGAGGAACATGAGGAGGAACACGTGGAGGAACATGTGGAGGAACACATGGAGGATCATATGGAGGAACAAATGGAGGATTATTGGGAGGAACATAAGGAGGAACAAGAGGAGGAACAAATGGGGGATTATTGGGAGGAACATAAGGAGGAACATGTGGAGGAACATGAGGAGGAACATGTGGAGGAACATATGGAGGAACATGAGGAGGATTATTGGGAGGAACATAAGGAGGAACATGAGGAGGAACATAAGGAGGAACATGAGGAGGAACAAATGGAGGATTATTGGGAGGAACATAAGGAGGAACATGAGGAGGAACAAATGGAGGATTATTGGGAGGAACATAAGGAGGAACATGAGGAGGAACATGAGGAGGAACAAATGGAGGATTATTGGGAGGAACATAAGGAGGAACATAAGGAGGAACATGAGGAGGAACATGTGGAGGATTGTCTCCCTTTACTGCAgcagcatgtgtgtgttggagcaGCCAGAATCCTTGGCTAA